The genomic segment TTTAAATATCTCATCGTCTAATATCCCTTACACCGAATGGCTAATCTGGTTTATTGCAGACGCAGCAACCCCTTGCAGTCCCGGATGCCAGGGATGAAACGGGCGCGTCTCATCGATTTTTGCATCAGCGGGGCTACAGTCAGCCAGGATAGTTTGGCTCTGCTCTATCGTGTTACTTGGGTTGTGCTCTAGAACTGCGTCTGCAGATCGAACTTGATTGATGCTTGCTTTGTGCTGTTTGGCTCTCTGCTGCTAGGGTTTTTCATAAAGGGCCCGCAGGCCCTTTCTGGCTTAGAAAACTTTAGGGGCAATTGCTGAGTCTTCTCCAAGATCCAGCTGATGGCGGCTCTCTTTGCGCTTGTAGACCGCAAGCGTCAGCAGCACCGGAACCACGATGGCGACCAGCATGGCGCACAGGTAGACTCCCCAGAATGGTGTCTGAACAGAGAGTATTGCCGGGATCCCGCCAACACCTATGCTGTTGGCCAGGACGCCACCAAAGCCACAGATACAGGCTGCAATGGCTGAGCCGACCATGGCACACAGCATGGGGAACTTGTATCTCAGGTTGATGCCGTACATGGCTGGCTCTGTCACTCCAAGATAGGCTGAGATCACCGCCGGAACCGAGATCTCCCGCTCATTTTTCTTACGGCTGATGAGGACAATCCCCAGCACGGCTGAACCCTGGGCGATGTTACTCAGGGCGATGAGTGGGAATACCGGGGTGCCTCCCATCTGGCCGATAAGCTGCAGATCCACGGCGTTGGTAGTCTGATGTACTCCGGTGATCACCAGCGGGGCATAGAGGAAGCCAAACAGGGCGGCGCCTATGGGGGCAAATTGGCCGGTCATCGCTTTTTGTACGACCCAGCCAACTCCATTACCGATCTCACGACCGGCAGGACCGATCAGCGCATGGGCCAGGAAAACCGCGAGGATCAGGGATAGAACCGGAACCAGCACCAGGGTCAGGCAGTCGGGGATGATCTTCTTAAGACGGGTTTCAATAAACGCCAGCACCAGACCTGCCAGCAGGGCCGGGATAACCTGTGCCTGATAGCCCACCTTGGCGATGGTGAAGTAACCAAAGTTCCAGACCTCGGGGATCTTGGAGCCCAGATCGTAGGCGTTCATCAGCTGTGGAGAGACCAGGGTGATCCCGAGCACGATACCGAGAATGGGTGTCCCTCCCAGCTTTTTCACCGTGCTCCAGCAGATGCCAACCGGCAGGAAGAAGAAGATCGCCTCACCGATCAGCCACAGGAAGTTGTAGACACCGGTCCAGAACTGGCTGCCGTGCATCAGTGGGTGGCCATCGACCAGATTGATATCGCCGATCAGATTTCTAAAACCCAGGATCAGACCACCGGCAACGATCGCCGGGATCAGCGGGATAAATATTTCCGCAAAGTGAGATATGGTCCGTTCCAGGACACTCATGTTTTGGCGGGCAACTTTTTTCAGCTCCTCCTTGTTGACCTCGCCAATCCTGGCGACTTCGGTAAACAGCTTGTGGAACTGATCGACCTGAGGCCCGATCACCACCTGGAACTGGCCAGCATTGGTGAAACAGCCTTTGACCGAGGGGAGCTCTTCAATCCCCTGGATATCTGCCAGTTCTGTATCTCGCAATACAAAGCGCATGCGGGTGATACAGTGGCTGACACTGACGATATTGTCAGCGCCGCCTATCAGTTTGAGGAGCTGCTCAATCTCCTGCTTTTTGATCTTTGCCATGAGTGGTCCTTGAATGGTTTCTCTTGGGAACGTTCCCATTGTGGCCCGGAGTGCCGAATTTTCAACCGTGGATTCTCTAAAATGCGATCCTCTTCACAATCAAGTTGCAGCATAGAGTTATTTGGCTATCCGGATTGCCATGACTTCCTTTCCTGCTTCGCTGATGTTTCGGGCTGAAAACTGTTTAACCCGGTTGATACTTGGGAGCGAAAATCTCAAACGCCTTTGCCACATGATGGCAGAATATATTGATCAGCTCTCGGTCTGACTCGCTCAGCTGCATTCCTGTGAGCCCCTTGACGTAGAGGATGTGCTCGCAGCCATGGGGCGAGCGGAAGTAGGCCAGGTAGTGATCGCCGTGAGCGTAGAGGTGTTTACGCTGCCTTGCCAGATCAAGCTCTGCATTGAATTCATCAGGGAGCTCTTCATGGCTCAGGTTGGTGTATTGGCTGAAATCACCGATCCCCACCAAGACTTCCTTGGCCAGGTACTTATCGTCAAGGGCCGGATTTTCTATCTTGTAATAGAGGGCGTCACTCCCCAGGTGCAGGAGTATAGTGAGCTGCTCCAGGACATGAATCGCAAATTCCCGGATCGCCTGTTGATGGTAGAGCTGATGGGTTGAACGCAGCAATTTTTCAAGGTTTCTCTTGGTGTTTTCTATGGTCTGAATGTCCCTAAAACAGCGGATAGAAGTGTAGATGGCAACCTTGAGCTTTTGTGCCGTGAGCTCGGTTTTCTCTTTATAGTCGTTGATATCATAGTCTACGACGGTTTCCAGCTCCGGGGCCTGGCCGGGCTGGCCGGTTCGTAGCAGGATCCGGGTATGGCGATTTTTCAGTGTTTCACGAATATAGCGAGCGACCTCAAGTCCTTCATGGTCGGTCTCCATTACCACATCCAGTAGCACCAGGGCGGTTTGCGGATTGGCCTTGAGCAGTGCTCTTGCTTCCTGGCCACTATAGGCGTTGAGAAGCTTGAGAGGGCGACCGAAACAGTGCAGATCCTTGATCACCATGGTGGTTAACTGGTGAATATCGGCCTCATCATCCACTGTGATTATGGTCCAGGGTGGCGTTGTTTCCTAAATCGATGGAACCTTTTGGTTTGAGCAAGATCTGATCTCCCATCGTCATGATGGGAAGCTTCAAATGGGTAAATCCAACGGCAAAATCAAGAACTGGTCTCAATACAATAAAGCATTGGTAAAGCGTGGCTCGATCACCTTCTGGTTGGATGAGAATGCAGTCAAAAACTGGCATTGTCAGGAGCACCATGGCGACAGAGGAAGAGGCTTCACGTTCAGTGATACCGCTATCGAAACCGCGTTGATGCTCAAAGGAGTATTCAGCCTTCCACTGAGGGGGTTGCAAGGATTCCTTGATTCGGTCTTTCAGCTCATGAATGTTCCTCTTAAGTCACCGACTTATAGCTGTATCAGCAAACGAGCGAAGACCGTTGAGATAAAATATCGCCGCCCCAGCCGAGGCCCTGTTGCTCACGTGGTCGTTGATGGGACAGGGCTCAAAATCCACGGTGAGGGAGAGTGGAAAATGCGCAAGCACGGAAAAGAAAAGCGCCGAGTTTGGCGCAAGCTCCACCTGGCTGTTGATGCTCAAACTCATGAAATCATAGCAGCCGAGGTCAGCCTTGATAGTGTTGGAGATAACGAGGTGTTGCCGACCTTATTAAACCCACTACGACGCAAGATACAGCAAGTCTCAGCAGATGGTGCATACGATACAGAGGCTTGCTATGCACTGTTACAGAGAAAGGGTTGTAAACCAACGATTCCTCCCCGCAGTAATGCAGCTTACTGGAAAGGAGATCATCCCAGAAATGAAGCTGTCGAAGCGCTTAAAAATGGGCAGCTTTCACAATGGAAGCATGACAACGACTACCATCAGCGCTCGTTAGCAGAAACAGCAATGTCTCGCTACAAACAGCTCAATTCTCCACAGCTGAGCTTACGTTGTTATAACGGTCAGGTTGGGGAAGCCTTGGCCGGAGTTAAAGCTTTAAACAAAGTGATCGGGCTTGGTATGCCTGTCAGGCAGCAAGCTGCCTGAATGGGTACAAGTCAATTATCAGACTCGGATTTAGGAAACAACGCCGTCCAGGGTTCAGTTAAGCGGGTGTTCTCATGGGGTGAGGTCTGCTGTAACTGGGGCTGCTTGCGATGAAAGTGCTCCCGAAGATCGATAGTTCTTTGCTGGCTCATGGTCGCGTCCCTTGCTTTACCCCGCGGCACACTCCTTGTGCCGGATCCTGAAGCTACTCAAAGAGCGGGTTGTCTAATGCTTAAGTTTAGAAGGTCTGGGATCGGTCCGGTAGCTAAACTGTCAGCTTTGACAGCTGTGGCTGGCCATTTGGCACAAACTTATTGTGGGATGAGGGAGGGCAGGGAGATGGCAAACAGTTACCATCTCCTCATCCAGCCGATTCTGCTAGTTGACGGTCTCGGGTGTGTGCAGGCTGCATTCACAGAGTTGCTGTGAGATCGGTGCCTTTTGCTGGATCTGTGCCAGCAGCTGTTTGGCGGCCAGGTGGCCAGCCCGCTCGTAACCCAGATCGATGCTGATGGTATCCGGAAACAGGAACTGCAGCAGTTCGCTGTAGCCGACACCGGAGATCTGAATATCATCGCGGCCGATCGACTGGACATAACGAGAGGCCCCCAATGCCAGGGTGTCAGAGGCACAGACCAGCGCCTGGGTTTGCTCGGTGATCACATCGGCAGCCAGGTCATAAGCACTTTGAAAGCTCAGCTCGCCGGTCGCATAGTTCGGTTCCAGGGCGTAATCTTTGCAAAAATCGAGGTACGCCCGGGTCCTGCGTCGACCTGTGGTTTCATCCTGGGAGCTGACTCCGATAAAGCCTATCTGGCGCTTTCCCTTTTCATAGAGGTGGCTGCAGGCCATCTGGATCGCACTTTCATCGTCATAGCAAACCGATGAGAAGCCATCAACGGGCCATGCCAGCAGTACCAGCCGCTCTTCCCAGGACTTGAGGATCTGAGCGTCCAGGCCGGTGAACCCCAGCAGAAGAACGCCATCAACGCCACGCTGCTTAAGAGTTGTCAGGCAGTGCTCCACCTTGTCTATCTCCATCTGACTCTCCATCAGGATGGTGTCATAGTGGTGAGGTGTCAGTTCAGAGAGGATGCCACGGATGAGCTGATTTTCAGAAGGTGAGTCCAGACGGGTGAGAACTACCCCCAGGACCATGGAGTGTTTGCTGCGCATCGCCTTGGCCGAGCGACTGGGGACAAATCCAACCTCTTCAATGAGACTTAAGATCTTATCCCTGGTCGCAGCCCTGACTTTCGGGTCCTGGTTGAGAACTCTTGAGACGGTGGATTTGCCGACACCAGCCATCTGTGCAATATCGAGAATGGTTAAGTTTTTTTGCATTTTGAAAAAAGGCGACTCATTCGCCGGGAGTATGAATGCAGGGAGCTTGACATCTTGGCATGAATGAGACAGCTGGATCAAGGGCACAAGAGGGCTGAGGGTGTGAGGTACCCGGGCTTTTTACTTAATTAAGTGCCGGGATTTCCCATCGAACCCAACTGCTGACGCAGCCACTGCCCGGCAGGACCCAGGCTCTGTTTTTGGGTCCACAAGAGATCCAGTTGAATCACTATCTCTTGGTCGAAATCGATCGCAAGGGTCGAGACTTCTCCCAGAGCCAGGGGGTGTTGCACCAGGTGCTCGGGAATAAACCCCCAACCGATATTGGCCTGGATCATGTCCAGCACTCCGAAGTGGCTCTCGGTCCACCAGATATCACTGGCGATCCGCGCCCGGTTACGACCGGCTCCCGCTTGTTTATCGGTAACCAGGATCTGCCGGTACTGCTTGAGATCGAGGGCCGACACCTGTGACTTGTGTGCCAGGGGGTGTTGATTGGAGGCCGCAGCGACCACATGAACCGACCCGGCACCACGAAAGCCCAGGGTGAGAGGAGCATTATCCAGTCGCTCGGTGATCCCTAGGTGAGCTCGTCCCGAGTGCACCATGTCGACCACATCATCCATCTTGGCAAACAGCAGCTCAAACTCGATCTCCGGGTAGAGGCTGGCAAACTCCTTGAGGAGATCACTGAGCCAGCCGGTGGAGACGATATCATCGACCACCAGGGTCAGTTTGGCCTCAAGACCTTTGCCCATGGCGAGCCCCAGATCGCTCAGGTAGTCACATCGCTCAAGAATAAGTCGCGCCTCAGGGAGTAGCCTCTCACCCTGTTCGGTAAGCGTTGGTGAGCGCTGCTCCCGGGAGAACAGGGTCAGTCCCAGGTCGATCTCCAGATTGGATATGGCGGTGCTGACTACCGACTGCGCTTTGCCCAGCTCACGAGCGGCGGCTGAGAAGGAGCCCGCTTGTGCTGCGGTGACAAAGGCAAGTAGTTGGTCCAGAGAAAAGTTCATGAGGCTCTCGCATTTTTCTATTGGCTTTGTGGAGATTTCAGGGCGTTGCTGCACTTACTTGTGGGGCAGAACTGCTGGCATGGCCATAGTCGTTTGGCCGCTGATGACCGGGCACGATGAATCAGTTGCCCGACTCAGCGTTTGGACACCGAAAACTCCTCTCCATTGTTGCCCATCGGCTGGCCCGAGTCACTAAAGTTCTTAATTTGCGTCGCGAACAGAGTGTCAGGACCCTGTTGAGTTTGCTGAGTCGTCTCTGTATGCATCTATTTTGGGTGGGTTCAGCCGGAATTGTTATGATGATGAACCGAGCCCTCTGGGGGCATAAATATTTTTTGTGTGAGCCAAGTCCTGCAATAGACTTTGGTTCATTCGATCTGCTGCAGAAGCTGGTGGGCTCACAGAAATGGGCAAGCAGAGCTCTGCTGTCAGAGACAATAGATTTGGAGATGTGATGCAAGCGCATGAGAAGCAGCTGATTGTTGATTTAGCGAAACGGTTGGAGAGCTCGTCAGATCAGGCGATCGATCCCCGGGCAGAGGAGCTGATCTCTAAGGAGATCGCCGGCCAACCCCATGCAGTTTATCTATTAACTCAGGCGGTTTTGCTCCAGGAGCAGGCCCTTCGGGAGCAGAAGCAACAGCTGGAGGAGCTCAGGGGTCAGCAGCCTGAAGATCCCGGGCGCACCTCATTTCTGGGGGGCTATTTGGCCAAAAGAGAGGGGCATCTCAGGGGGCTAAGCCGGTGCAGGGGAGTGGATACCCAGCGACAGGAGTGAATCCGGCTAACTCAGGGCGTTTTACCGCCGATAGTTTTCTTGGACGGGCGGCATCAACGGCCATCGGAGTGGCTGGTGGAGCATTGCTGTTTGAGGGGATCAGCCACCTTTTTACCCCGGGGGAGTCCCTGCTGGGGGGGCAGCCAACAGAGCTGGTGAACCAGACGATTATCAATGAGGCTCCACAGGTGGATGCAGGGCCCTATATGGGGGATGTGTCTCAGGGGAACTGGCTTGCTGATGACAGCACTACCCCCTTTATCGATAGCAGTAATTTTACCGATAGTAGCTGGGCAGGCTCTGATTTTTCGGATAACAGTTTCAGCGGCGATTTTGATAGTGACTGGTAAGCGCGAGTCTGCGACAAGGCTTGGCGTTATCCAGTCTGGCTTGTATCGGTGAGACAGGAATCAGACAAAAACTGCCACAGCAAACCCGGGTTTTATTCAGGTTTGCCGTAAATATCGGCCCTTTGTTTGACAATATTTCAGCGAGTTGCGAGCCTGAAATGGCATATGAAAACAGGAGAGGACAGGGTGCATAAAAGGGGCTACATGTGGCGTTTATTTCACTTCATCTCACTTCATCTGCAGCTAGCCGCAGTGGTGATGAGTGGGGTGCTGCTATTTGCCCTGCTGGGAGTTACAGCCCTGCCTGTATGGATTGCCGATCTGGGACGTCCGGCGGTTGTGATGGCACTGCTTGCTTACCTGGTCATCACCCTTGGTCCAGGCATACTGCTGCGACTGTTTGACCTGCTGGAACGGTTGGCGGTCCGCTTAGCTTCAAAAGGGGCGACTCCCCAGGTGAGCTCAGCCCCCAAGACCCTCTCGCATAAAGAGCAACAAGATCTGACCTATATACTGCAGCGCCAGCTATTTAGCTCTGCGAGGCGCCGCTCCTCTGCCTTGGGCTCAAAATCCCTGAACATGACGTCGAAGAACCGTCAGCGCTCCTGATTCTCTCCCGAAGTCGATTAACTCCCTTCTTTGTCATGCCGCTCCAGAGCCGGTTTTAGTCCCGTAGTTGATTAAAATATACCCGGGATCAAGGTCAGGCTGTTTATTAGCCAATATAGGGGTTACCGGGGTGATTATAGATTGACAAAAGCCCATGAAATTGAGAGATTACGCCGGCTTTTTATTCAGAAGGCTGGCCGTCTATATCTGTTCAGATGGGGCGACTAGCAGGGTTTTCACTTCCATGCATAGTAAATTATTCAGCATCAACACTAAGACCGTGGTGATTATCGGTATTGGTGCCGCACTTTATGGTGTCCTCGGGCTGGTCGGGATCCCGATCGGCCCGAATAGCGAGCTCAAGCCGGCGATGGCGATCTTAACCATCTTTTCTGTGATGTTTGGCCCCGGAGTTGGTTTTCTTGTGGGATTTATCGGGCATATTCTGACCGATATGCTGGCCGGATGGGGCCTGTGGTGGAACTGGGAGCTCAGCTCCGGCATCCTCGGATTTTTTATCGGCCTCATCGCTGTGTTTCCCGGCTTTAGTGTCAAGCTGGGGCACTATAGCCGTTGGCATATCCTGTTCTTGAGCCTGCTGACGGTTGTGGGAAATTTTGCCGCCTATTTTTTTGCCGGAGGTTGTGATGTTCTGCTGATGGGGGAGCCACCGAACAAGATCCTGCTCCAGGTGGTGGTGATCACAGCCACTAATCTATTGATCATCTTCTGTTTCGGGATCCCCGCTGTGATGGGCTTTTTACTGTCGAATAAGCGCTATTCCAACCTGCGAGTCGAGGATTGATATGACGCCGATTATTCGCGGTAAATCACTTTCGTTCCGTTACCTGTCTCAGGCTGAAAACACCCTGCATGATCTCGATTTTGAGATCTTTGCCGGCGAAAAGGTACTGATCGCCGGTGCCAGTGGCTCGGGTAAATCAACGCTCTCCTACTGCCTCAATGGATTGATCCCCAATGCTTACGAGGGGGAGATGCATGGAAAGCTGGAGATCGCAGGTGTTGATAGCCGTCAGGCCTCAATATTTGATGCCAGCCAGGTTCTCTCGACCATCTTGCAGGATCAGGATGGTCAGTTCATCGGCTTGTCGGTGGCTGAAGATGTGGCTTTCGCCATGGAGAACCGGAACTTTAAACAGGATGAGATGCGCGAGCGAGTCGAGCAGGCTCTGTTTGAGGTGGGGATGCAGGATATGCAGCGGATGAGTCCCCATGAGCTCTCCGGAGGGCAAAAGCAGAGCATCTCTCTGGCTGGTGTGTTAACGACTCAGGCTCCGATCCTGCTGTTTGATGAACCGCTTGCTAACCTGGATCCTCAGACCGGACAACGGGCGATGCAACTTATCGATGCTATCCATCGCCAGCAATCCAAGACCTGCATCATCATTGAACACCGTATCGAAGAGGTACTTGAGCAGGATTTTGACCGGATCATCGTTTTTGAAAAGGGACGGATCGTGGCCAATGGCCACCCGGATCAGATCCTTGCCAGTGGTTGCCTCGAGCAAACCGGACTAAGAGCACCTCACTATATTAAGCTGCTGGAATATGCCGGTTGCACCCTTGAGCCCGCAGACCGGGTCTCTGAGGCGGCTCATATAACCCGGGATAAGTTCCGCCAGCCGATCCTCGATTGGTATCAGCGCCTTGACGGGCAGCGAGCTGTGGTGCGACGTAACCGGGAATTACTGCGCTTACAGAATCTCTCTTTTGCCTATCCCTCAAAGGATCCTCAGCTTGAGGGGATCAACTTCTCCCTGTGTCAGGGAGAGATCGTCTGTTTGCTGGGAGCCAATGGTGCCGGCAAGTCGACCCTGTCGAATGTGATCAGTGGGATCCTCTCGCCCTGTCAGGGCTCAATCTATCTTGAGGGGGAGGATGTGACCCGCAGCAGCATCATGCAGCGGGGGCAGCAGATTGGTTATGTGATGCAAAATCCTAACCTGATGCTGACCAAGCATGTGGTTTACGATGAGGTTGCCTTTGCCCTTAAACTGCGGGGAATGAGTGGAGATGAGCTCAGGGGGCGGGTTCATGACACCCTGAAGGTCTGTGGTCTGAATGGCTATCGAAACTGGCCAATTGCTAAGCTGAGCTACGGACAGAAGAAACGGGTCAGCATTGCGGCGATCTTAGCGATGGAGCCCAAGCTTTTGATCCTTGATGAGCCAACCGCCGGACAGGATTATCGTCATTACAATGAATTCATGCAGTTTATTGAGCGGGTGGCAGGCAGTGGTGTAGCCATTTTGTTTATTACTCACGACATGCATCTGGCCCTTGAATATTGCGAGCGGGCACTGGTGCTGTGTGATGGTAAAATTATCGCCGATGACCGCCCCTCTAAAGTTCTGACGGATCACTGCCTGGTGAGTCGCGCCAATCTCAAGCAGCATAGCCTGGGTAAGATAGCTGAGCTGTTGGCCGTTGAAGATCCCATGGCGTTTGTTGATGGTTATATTGCATATGAGAGGCAGCTAAGAGATGCAGGCTAACAGCAGTCTTTATATCGAAGGGAGCTCAGTTTTTCACCGAATGGATAGTGCCCTGAAGCTCGGCTTGCTGATCATCTGGGCGGTAGCGACCTTTTTGTTTTTGGATGTGCGGATCGGCGCTGTGATGGTTGTGCTTGGGTTTGGCCTGCTGTTTCTGGCGCGGATCCCCTGGCACAAGATCCGAGGCATCTTCTACCTGGTTGTTGGCTTCAATCTACTCAATGTGCTGTTCATTCTGGTGATCAGCCCCCATTTTGCCGATAAGTTGGTCGGGGACAGCACGCCGCTGCTGGAGCTTGACGGCTACTCTCTGTCTGCGCAAACCCTGCTGTATGTAGCGACGATCTCGATGAAGTATTTGTCACTGTTTCCGGTGACCCTGCTCTTTATTTATACGACTCACCCGAGTCAACTTGCCTCCAGTCTTCACCGGGTGGGGGTTCCCTATAAGATTGCTTACGCCATCAATATTGCGTTTCGCTATATTCCTAACATCATGCAGGAATACCGGACGATCGTGAATGCTCAGCAGGCCCGTGGGATAAGTTTTCGCAAGGGAGAGGCTTCCTTTATGCAAAGGGCCCGCAACCTGTTCGTGGTGATACTTCCTCTGCTCATCAGCTCATTGCAGCGTATCGATGTGGTGAGTAATGCGATGGAGCTCAGGGGATTTGGCTGTGGGCGCTCCCGTAGCTGGTATCACCGCAAGCCTTTGGCCCGGCTGGATTGGTGGATGCTGTTGGTGGGGGTGCTGCTGATCGGCCTGCTCTGTTATCTTAAGAGCGTGGTATCCGGTGGCTTCTGGTTTCCGGGATAAAAACAGCAACAAAGGCTCCATTGGAGCCTTTGTTATTTGCCTACAGTAACGCCTGAGCAATCACAAACAAGATGACGTGAACCGAGGTGAAAATCGCAAGAATCTTGAATGCGCTCTTGTTATAACGAACACCTTCAATGATTAGATCGACTTTTTGTTTAATATTAGCCATAGCGGATAACCTTCTACTGTCGGCGTATCTCCCTCTGCTCATTGGTGCCATCCCATAGCGACTGCAAAGATGATGTGCTAAAGCTTTGCAGATTTAATGCCAGTTAATCCAGCTTCACGCTAGTTTTATGTTTCTTATAGAAAATTAATTGTATAGCTGATTTGGCAGATGCTCTTTTTCCTGGAGTGATGGCAGATTGCCGGGAATTTGACCTTAGGCAGGTGGCAACCTTTCGCCTCTGGGGAGCGGGGGAATCGAAACCGGATGACATTGTTGATGTATATCACAAATCCGGACAAAGAAATCCATATAAGGTTTTGATTTTAAAAGGTTAGATTGTTTTTTGTTCGGTGTTTTCATGGGTGTTTTCAGCTAATTTGACTTACATCATGGAAACCTCTTGTTACCTGAAAGTGACCTGCGGCCACTATTTGTTACATCTTTCCCCGGTAGTACACTGCCTTGGCATTTTTGCTCTATTTTATTTGTGTTAAGGAAAAACAATGGCTTCATTCAAATACTATATTCCAGCCATCAACGTGATGGGAGCCGGTGCATTGACCGAGGCTGCCAATGACATCGCAGGGTACGGCTATAAGAAAGCGCTGATCGTGACTGACAAGGTGCTGAACTCTATCGGTGTGGTTGCCAAGGTGGCAGGGCTGCTTCAGGAGAAGGGGATCGAGTCCGTGGTATTCGACGGCACCCAGCCTAACCCGACCGTGACCAATGTTGAAGATGGCCTGGCGCTGCTCAAGCAGAATCAGTGTGATCTGGTGATCTCATTAGGGGGAGGCTCACCCCACGATTGCGCCAAGGGGATCGCTTTGGTTGCGACTAATGGTGGCAGCATCAAGGATTATGAGGGTGTTGATCAGTCGGCTAAGCCTCAGCTGCCGCTGATCGCCATCAACACCACGGCGGGCACCGCCAGTGAGATGACCCGCTTTTGTATCATCACAGATGAGGCCCGTCACATTAAGATGGCGATCGTCGATAAGCATGTGACTCCTCTGATGTCGGTCAATGATCCGGAGCTGATGTTGGCTAAGCCTGCCTCGCTGACCGCTGCGACCGGTATGGATGCCCTGACTCACGCGATTGAGGCCTATGTGTCGACCATCGCAACTCCGGTGACCGACTCTGCGGCTGAGAAGGCGATCACCCTGATTGCACAAAATCTGCGCCAGGCGGTTAAGCATGGTGATGACTTGCATGCTCGCGAGCAGATGGCCTATGCCCAGTTCCTGGCTGGAATGGCCTTTAACAATGCAAGCCTTGGCTATGTTCATGCGATGGCTCACCAGCTCGGTGGCTTCTATGATCTGCCCCATGGCGTTTGTAATGCAGTGCTGTTGCCTCATGTTCAGCAGTTTAATGCCAAGGCCTCGGCTGAGCGGTTGATGAAGGTGGCCGAGCTGATGGGAGTAGATGTTGAAGGGATGAATGCACAGCAGGGGCGGAAGCTGCGCTGGCTGCGATTCGTCAGCTGGCTCAGGATATCGGTATTCCGGCAGGCTTGCAGGAGCTGGGCGTGAAGGCGGAAGATCTGCCAACTCTGGCACAAAATGCCCTGAATGATGCCTGTGGCCTGACCAACCCTATCCAGGCGAGCCACCAGGAAGTGATCGGGATCTACGAGGCTGCCCTATAACGGGCTGACCTCAAGATTCCGATAAACAAAGCCGGTGCATGGGTCACCGGCTTTATTGTTTGTGCCAAAGAATCGGTGTTGCCGGGGCTTTCGTTCGCCGTTATTTCGCCGGTGTCCAGAGGCTCGACAGTGAGTTGAGCAACCCTGAGCTTGCACCCTGGCTGCCAAGATACTTGAGGATGATGGGGACAAACTGGCTCACCATGCCTGAGTTCATGCCAAGGGCGCTGAACACCTGATTAACCCCACTCTGGCTATTTAGTAGCCCCCCAAGTCCGGCGGGGACTGAGCCTGTGAGTGACTCACTTTTGGGGATGAGCTTGGTCAGCTCCTGGTTTTGTCCGCCACTGAGCTGATTGGCAGCCATTGCCAGCAGGGCTCCGGTTCCTCCTGCGGCCTGCTGTGTCGACACTCCCAATTGGGATGTGATCATCTGAGTTAACGGATTAGAGGCAAGCTCAGAGGTTGCCGATGTTTGGTCATTCGATCCCATGATATCGGATAAACCAAAGGCGTGGCTCAAGCTCGTGAAAGATAGCAGGCTGATGAGCATGCTCAGGTGTATCATCCGGCGCATATACATAAATGTCTCCCTTCATTTATATTCGTTACCAGTGTAACCCCTGATGGTGGAGGAAGGAATTCTCGAT from the Dongshaea marina genome contains:
- the treB gene encoding PTS trehalose transporter subunit IIBC yields the protein MAKIKKQEIEQLLKLIGGADNIVSVSHCITRMRFVLRDTELADIQGIEELPSVKGCFTNAGQFQVVIGPQVDQFHKLFTEVARIGEVNKEELKKVARQNMSVLERTISHFAEIFIPLIPAIVAGGLILGFRNLIGDINLVDGHPLMHGSQFWTGVYNFLWLIGEAIFFFLPVGICWSTVKKLGGTPILGIVLGITLVSPQLMNAYDLGSKIPEVWNFGYFTIAKVGYQAQVIPALLAGLVLAFIETRLKKIIPDCLTLVLVPVLSLILAVFLAHALIGPAGREIGNGVGWVVQKAMTGQFAPIGAALFGFLYAPLVITGVHQTTNAVDLQLIGQMGGTPVFPLIALSNIAQGSAVLGIVLISRKKNEREISVPAVISAYLGVTEPAMYGINLRYKFPMLCAMVGSAIAACICGFGGVLANSIGVGGIPAILSVQTPFWGVYLCAMLVAIVVPVLLTLAVYKRKESRHQLDLGEDSAIAPKVF
- a CDS encoding DUF3369 domain-containing protein, translated to MDDEADIHQLTTMVIKDLHCFGRPLKLLNAYSGQEARALLKANPQTALVLLDVVMETDHEGLEVARYIRETLKNRHTRILLRTGQPGQAPELETVVDYDINDYKEKTELTAQKLKVAIYTSIRCFRDIQTIENTKRNLEKLLRSTHQLYHQQAIREFAIHVLEQLTILLHLGSDALYYKIENPALDDKYLAKEVLVGIGDFSQYTNLSHEELPDEFNAELDLARQRKHLYAHGDHYLAYFRSPHGCEHILYVKGLTGMQLSESDRELINIFCHHVAKAFEIFAPKYQPG
- a CDS encoding IS5 family transposase; the encoded protein is MGKSNGKIKNWSQYNKALVKRGSITFWLDENAVKNWHCQEHHGDRGRGFTFSDTAIETALMLKGVFSLPLRGLQGFLDSVFQLMNVPLKSPTYSCISKRAKTVEIKYRRPSRGPVAHVVVDGTGLKIHGEGEWKMRKHGKEKRRVWRKLHLAVDAQTHEIIAAEVSLDSVGDNEVLPTLLNPLRRKIQQVSADGAYDTEACYALLQRKGCKPTIPPRSNAAYWKGDHPRNEAVEALKNGQLSQWKHDNDYHQRSLAETAMSRYKQLNSPQLSLRCYNGQVGEALAGVKALNKVIGLGMPVRQQAA
- the treR gene encoding trehalose operon repressor TreR — its product is MQKNLTILDIAQMAGVGKSTVSRVLNQDPKVRAATRDKILSLIEEVGFVPSRSAKAMRSKHSMVLGVVLTRLDSPSENQLIRGILSELTPHHYDTILMESQMEIDKVEHCLTTLKQRGVDGVLLLGFTGLDAQILKSWEERLVLLAWPVDGFSSVCYDDESAIQMACSHLYEKGKRQIGFIGVSSQDETTGRRRTRAYLDFCKDYALEPNYATGELSFQSAYDLAADVITEQTQALVCASDTLALGASRYVQSIGRDDIQISGVGYSELLQFLFPDTISIDLGYERAGHLAAKQLLAQIQQKAPISQQLCECSLHTPETVN
- a CDS encoding LysR family transcriptional regulator, whose product is MNFSLDQLLAFVTAAQAGSFSAAARELGKAQSVVSTAISNLEIDLGLTLFSREQRSPTLTEQGERLLPEARLILERCDYLSDLGLAMGKGLEAKLTLVVDDIVSTGWLSDLLKEFASLYPEIEFELLFAKMDDVVDMVHSGRAHLGITERLDNAPLTLGFRGAGSVHVVAAASNQHPLAHKSQVSALDLKQYRQILVTDKQAGAGRNRARIASDIWWTESHFGVLDMIQANIGWGFIPEHLVQHPLALGEVSTLAIDFDQEIVIQLDLLWTQKQSLGPAGQWLRQQLGSMGNPGT
- a CDS encoding DUF2076 domain-containing protein, coding for MQAHEKQLIVDLAKRLESSSDQAIDPRAEELISKEIAGQPHAVYLLTQAVLLQEQALREQKQQLEELRGQQPEDPGRTSFLGGYLAKREGHLRGLSRCRGVDTQRQE
- a CDS encoding DUF2076 family protein translates to MNPANSGRFTADSFLGRAASTAIGVAGGALLFEGISHLFTPGESLLGGQPTELVNQTIINEAPQVDAGPYMGDVSQGNWLADDSTTPFIDSSNFTDSSWAGSDFSDNSFSGDFDSDW